From the genome of Bactrocera oleae isolate idBacOlea1 chromosome 2, idBacOlea1, whole genome shotgun sequence, one region includes:
- the LOC106623257 gene encoding uncharacterized protein isoform X1: MENNGDEMRRHIRHEIEVPAYHHEMEINDDGPDSYGLVYDRGDRTSTLGLSIEQSPLTFYMGTSAESTAATAAVTNYHNLHSYPPPVLTPTTPPNATTHYEGVTTTISYDPAVNAPSPSVSTQPMVSSIGVQMYPPVRHHMHHYNHVHSHRHALTHRPHHIVHSHIHPHVQQHQHQIHHQQQNTHSATSTVQMDGDIPSERCAYDACLIRRDPYLVCNKCLSDTCHCAHRSSSGLNHSSYDTVHGADHMHNPHHEQQQQETLLTANVITNELPRVEHMDISEVPEGANVNVATSSNTIMHLPDTEEAGAVDAVNDEHDYAIGSYWAPSDPSSDGAVLTLQHASATADTQKTDIKCKQMLANSTPKGDANATLNTAAFGSENQRHLTHNNTVRTPHYAAVSTITSSAMAAGSSAIADGNASVDSLDDDMMVASTTTATNDVGNEESEGNRGLTVDIRSNRLDLSTSATAIERDNDENLQSPTESSEALAHTNETFHTSPISLNNSDEVTSASDTERVHFADTCTTNTTTTTYAIKKQSKPTNAVGSSGGNGNGSNSGGGVDGRSSVSSSISNRGSVGNVDDSTDLDALPSFSGASNNNCATPNGFSDEAHPSTNFRSVGSSAFALFNNDHSRAPHQTDDDGGDDDDEIIWNLHKPLVHSNTSTPGGVQHVKPNPHEFLRWRERERQRIKDREQQQFRRGGVTNEWLRNSREDETDRREVYSQERASSSRPADATPRAAKIPRISSSLARSNSDNASTGTISVDNDAANCSDSADIQTARRKIWRMLNVHESSEVDEVLQPPSTQHVPDITRPLTPPSSTAPSDSGAAVERGSYVITYAGHSVGHSTDSSVVLLEDSDLEEHPHIYTTGYSVESASDAGEVGASVNLPTEVTAVSQPTIMQPYIDDEQPTYSGAVAPSSIEASTSACGANKTSSIATVTRNSASMDISNRSGDGAAVLTAPDLQLDWLSDSTGDDDDVVFVHSTREPILSIDLTTDEDTPAPVQNVSRDDGTVTDSNEATIEGMDSAQSNYFRLNAQFRDVTAGGPLLHPYAVVPPGYQQWDVGGPNNQQQASSHIETDEPLAHPQHHHECMRHAVYQPQQAHQPQHQRFSSLLRNRYYKYIPRPAPNPFYEPQQAHQAQHQRPMMHELHGLCPEMRRLQRSPQLNLPTAAATIGRSALPVLRSGATATAPNTDGAIISIPTIEEVSLQDLFGGRVPGAHVPMHPLQSRNEGNNLLYSTRPPGPSRFSRGIPAVSLSDSVDAADSSNIAVGSNGPYSNASVGDNNNNTSSPPIPQIAPFYLHCRRADDEMPPLQRTIQSQQEPSLIPSCSFGRSRTLAGAANAAVTARAYPHTDINTGHMQGVSPTASNYVSSAAAPAVHPPGPPPEAASTLTAVGHSSNGGGGSSVGSDERVSGMLPYPTFAVNARARAPLPTLMGRLQPSGSGIGGPSGNTGHHSGVHHGGGAPPYPVHQNLWYRQQHIQEIHRRHMTPTPIDLSSNPLNLTNSFRWRSQLPNTCSCVHASNGPVSSLDPAYYPYEAQQRRRSAVHHHMFHHYSPVHLEIGLSTPLSHIGPHILIGSAIRPNRGATLEIIERNTLPHKYKRIRRPSESDEDAEKCAICLSLFEIENDVRRLPCMHLFHTDCVDQWLVTNKHCPICRVDIETHLTKDATTTSAL, translated from the exons ATGGAGAACAACGGAGACGAAATGCGGCGCCATATACGTCATGAAATTGAAGTTCCAGCCTATCATCATGAAATGGAAATCAACGACGATGGAC CCGACTCGTATGGTCTGGTCTATGATCGTGGTGACCGCACATCGACTTTGGGATTGTCAATCGAA cAAAGTCCATTAACATTCTATATGGGTACATCTGCCGAATCTACTGCAGCTACAGCCGCGGTAACAAACTATCACAACTTACACAGCTATCCGCCACCTGTACTCACACCAACTACACCCCCTAATGCAACAACACACTATGAAGGTGTCACCACAACGATATCTTATGATCCTGCTGTAAATGCACCATCACCTTCCGTGTCTACACAACCAATGGTTAGTTCTATTGGAGTACAGATGTATCCACCGGTACGACACCATATGCATCATTACAATCACGTACATTCCCATCGACATGCTCTGACACATCGACCCCATCATATAGTGCACTCGCACATTCATCCACATGTGCAACAGCATCAGCACCAAATTCACCATCAACAACAGAATACGCACTCAGCAACATCCACCGTACAAATGGATGGTGATATTCCAAGCGAACGTTGCGCGTATGATGCTTGTTTAATAAGACGTGATCCTTATTTAGTGTGCAACAAATGTTTGTCTGACACATGCCACTGCGCACATAGATCATCTAgcgg ACTTAACCACTCGTCTTACGACACTGTACATGGCGCAGATCATATGCACAACCCACATcatgaacaacaacagcaagaaacATTATTGACAGCTAATGTTATTACAAATGAATTGCCAAGGGTTGAGCATATGGATATTAGTGAGGTGCCAGAAGGTGCGAATGTTAATGTTGCTACTAGTTCCAATACAATTATGCACTTGCCAGACACTGAAGAAGCCGGAGCAGTTGACGCTGTTAATGATGAGCACGATTATGCTATAGGTAGTTATTGGGCACCTTCAGATCCCTCTAGTGATGGAGCCGTCTTAACATTGCAACATGCTTCTGCTACTGCTGATACTCAAAAGACTGATattaaatgcaaacaaatgCTTGCCAACTCCACCCCAAAGGGGGATGCAAACGCAACACTAAACACCGCCGCCTTTGGTTCCGAAAATCAAAGGCATTTGACCCACAACAATACTGTCCGTACACCTCATTATGCTGCAGTGTCTACTATAACCAGTAGTGCTATGGCAGCTGGATCATCAGCTATCGCCGATGGTAATGCATCCGTCGACTCTCTCGATGATGACATGATGGTAGCATCAACCACGACCGCTACAAACGATGTCGGAAACGAGGAGTCGGAAGGCAACCGAGGATTAACAGTTGATATAAGGAGTAACCGGTTAGATCTGTCGACCAGTGCAACGGCTATTGAGAGAGATAATGATGAAAATTTACAGTCACCTACTGAATCTAGCGAGGCGTTAGCCCATACAAATGAGACATTTCATACATCACCAATATCACTTAATAACAGCGACGAGGTGACATCAGCATCTGACACAGAACGCGTTCATTTTGCGGACACATGCACCACCAACACGACTACAACAACATATGCTATAAAGAAGCAGAGTAAACCAACGAATGCAGTGGGCTCTAGTGGCGGCAATGGTAACGGTAGTAATAGTGGTGGTGGTGTTGACGGCAGAAGCAGCGTTAGCAGTTCGATCAGTAATCGTGGTTCTGTGGGCAACGTAGACGATTCAACTGACTTGGATGCATTACCCAGCTTTAGTGGAGCTTCAAACAACAACTGTGCCACACCTAACGGCTTTAGTGATGAAGCGCATCCATCGACTAATTTTCGCTCCGTCGGCAGCTCAGCATTTGCTTTATTCAATAACGATCACAGTCGAGCTCCGCATCAGACAGATGATGATGGTggcgatgatgatgatgagatTATTTGGAATTTGCATAAGCCGCTCGTTCATAGTAATACCAGTACCCCCGGAGGAGTACAACACGTTAAGCCTAATCCGCATGAATTCCTGCGTTGGCGGGAACGTGAACGCCAACGCATTAAGGATCGTGAACAGCAACAGTTTAGGAGAGGTGGGGTTACTAACGAATGGTTGCGCAATTCAAGGGAAGATGAAACGGATCGACGTGAAGTCTATTCACAGGAAAGAGCGAGTAGCAGTCGTCCAGCAGATGCTACTCCAAGGGCCGCCAAAATTCCCCGTATAAGCAGCAGCCTTGCGCGATCTAATAGTGATAACGCTAGCACTGGTACTATATCTGTAGATAATGATGCTGCAAACTGCAGCGATTCCGCCGATATACAGACTGCGCGTCGTAAAATATGGCGCATGCTGAATGTGCATGAGTCCAGCGAGGTGGATGAGGTACTACAACCACCCTCTACTCAACATGTGCCTGATATCACTCGGCCTTTGACCCCACCCAGTAGTACAGCGCCATCGGACAGTGGTGCGGCAGTCGAACGGGGTTCATACGTGATCACATATGCGGGTCATAGTGTTGGTCATTCGACAGATAGCAGTGTAGTGCTTCTAGAAGACAGTGACTTGGAGGAGCATCCCCATATTTACACCACTGGGTATTCGGTGGAATCTGCGTCTGATGCGGGTGAGGTAGGCGCTTCAGTAAATTTACCCACAGAGGTAACGGCGGTATCACAACCTACGATAATGCAGCCCTACATCGATGACGAGCAGCCAACTTATTCGGGAGCCGTAGCTCCTAgttctattgaagcttctacaTCCGCCTGTGGAGCGAATAAAACCAGTTCGATAGCCACTGTGACAAGAAATTCAGCATCCATGGACATATCCAATCGAAGTGGTGATGGTGCAGCTGTGTTAACCGCACCCGATTTGCAATTGGATTGGTTATCGGATTCCACAGGAGACGACGATGATGTTGTTTTCGTTCATTCCACTCGTGAACCAATACTATCAATTGATCTTACCACCGACGAGGATACGCCTGCCCCAGTACAAAACGTAAGCCGAGATGACGGTACTGTAACAGATTCTAATGAAGCAACAATAGAGGGGATGGATAGCGCACAATCGAATTATTTCCGGTTAAATGCGCAATTTAGAGATGTTACAGCAGGAGGCCCCTTACTGCATCCATACGCAGTGGTACCACCGGGCTATCAACAATGGGATGTAGGCGGTCCAAATAATCAGCAACAAGCGTCTTCCCATATTGAAACTGATGAACCTCTAGCGCATCCGCAACACCATCACGAATGTATGAGGCATGCGGTTTATCAGCCGCAACAGGCGCATCAACCACAACATCAGCGCTTCTCCTCACTGCTGCGTAATcgatattacaagtatataccccGTCCAGCTCCAAATCCATTTTACGAACCACAACAAGCTCATCAGGCACAGCACCAACGGCCCATGATGCATGAGCTGCATGGCCTATGTCCGGAAATGCGACGTCTTCAACGTTCACCGCAATTGAATTTGCCTACGGCGGCCGCCACGATAGGTCGCTCAGCGTTACCAGTTCTACGCAGCGGTGCCACAGCAACAGCACCAAATACGGATGGTGCAATCATTTCGATACCCACCATTGAAGAGGTGTCTTTGCAGGATTTATTTGGGGGTCGTGTACCAGGGGCTCATGTTCCTATGCACCCACTTCAGAGTCGCAACGAAGGAAACAATCTTCTCTATTCAACGCGTCCTCCTGGCCCTTCACGTTTCTCCAGGGGTATACCTGCTGTCAGCCTTAGCGACAGCGTTGACGCAGCTGACAGTTCAAATATTGCTGTTGGCAGCAATGGTCCATATTCAAATGCGTCAGTtggtgacaacaacaacaatactagtAGTCCACCCATACCGCAAATTGCGCCATTTTATTTACACTGTCGACGCGCCGATGATGAAATGCCGCCACTTCAACGAACCATTCAGTCACAACAAGAGCCCTCCCTCATTCCCTCATGTTCGTTCGGTCGTAGTCGTACATTAGCCGGCGCGGCGAACGCAGCCGTAACTGCACGAGCGTATCCGCATACTGACATCAATACTGGACACATGCAAGGCGTATCGCCTACAGCATCTAACTACGTGTCTTCAGCCGCAGCTCCTGCAGTACACCCGCCGGGTCCACCGCCCGAGGCTGCTTCAACACTGACCGCTGTTGGACATTCGAGTAATGGTGGTGGTGGTAGTAGTGTAGGCAGCGATGAACGTGTCAGTGGCATGCTGCCATATCCCACGTTCGCGGTAAATGCACGAGCTCGTGCGCCACTTCCTACGCTGATGGGTCGCCTCCAACCAAGTGGCAGTGGTATTGGTGGCCCTTCTGGTAATACTGGCCATCACAGTGGTGTCCATCATGGCGGTGGAGCACCACCGTATCCTGTGCATCAAAATCTTTGGTATCGCCAGCAACATATACAGGAAATACATCGTCGCCACATGACACCCACACCAATTGATTTGTCCTCGAATCCATTGAATCTAACAAATAGTTTTCGTTGGCGTTCACAGCTACCGAATACGTGCTCGTGTGTGCATGCCAGCAATGGACCGGTGTCCAGTTTAGATCCG GCTTACTATCCTTATGAAGCACAACAGCGTCGTCGTTCGGCCGTGCATCACCACATGTTCCATCATTACTCACCGGTGCATCTGGAAATTGGCCTTTCTACTCCGCTTTCACACATTGGGCCGCACATTTTAATTGGTTCAGCAATAAGACCGAATCGTGGCGCCACTCTG GAAATTATTGAACGCAACACATTGCCACATAAATACAAACGCATTCGCCGCCCAAGCGAATCTGATGAGGATGCCGAGAAGTGTGCCATTTGCTTGTCATTATTTGAAATTGAGAATGATGTGCG CCGTTTGCCATGCATGCATCTCTTCCATACTGATTGCGTCGATCAATGGCTGGTCACAAATAAGCATTGTCCCATCTGTCGTGTGGACATTGAGACACATTTAACCAAAGATGCGACCACCACTAGTGCTTTATGA
- the LOC106623761 gene encoding uncharacterized protein has product MNMTSTETRCGLTCSTRPSSRVLKPPGGGHSNIFSEPEVAVNAPRPKYNQQNSSNMNACMNSTDPNKKVEKLREEITHNKQAQSEPETQKANTAATTPTGGPASQTGGNEQQSRGRVPPGGFSSGGFW; this is encoded by the coding sequence ATGAATATGACTTCCACCGAAACTCGTTGCGGCCTTACCTGCAGCACTCGTCCATCCAGCCGTGTTCTAAAGCCACCTGGTGGCGGTCACTCCAATATCTTTTCTGAGCCCGAGGTTGCCGTTAATGCGCCACGTCCGAaatacaatcaacaaaattcttcCAACATGAATGCTTGTATGAATTCGACGGATCCGAATAAAAAGGTGGAGAAACTACGTGAAGAGATTACACATAATAAGCAAGCTCAATCGGAGCCTGAAACACAAAAGGCTAACACGGCTGCCACCACACCTACTGGCGGTCCGGCTAGTCAGACTGGCGGCAATGAACAACAGTCACGCGGGCGTGTGCCTCCCGGCGGTTTCTCTTCTGGTGGCTTCTGGTAA
- the LOC106623257 gene encoding uncharacterized protein isoform X2, which translates to MGTSAESTAATAAVTNYHNLHSYPPPVLTPTTPPNATTHYEGVTTTISYDPAVNAPSPSVSTQPMVSSIGVQMYPPVRHHMHHYNHVHSHRHALTHRPHHIVHSHIHPHVQQHQHQIHHQQQNTHSATSTVQMDGDIPSERCAYDACLIRRDPYLVCNKCLSDTCHCAHRSSSGLNHSSYDTVHGADHMHNPHHEQQQQETLLTANVITNELPRVEHMDISEVPEGANVNVATSSNTIMHLPDTEEAGAVDAVNDEHDYAIGSYWAPSDPSSDGAVLTLQHASATADTQKTDIKCKQMLANSTPKGDANATLNTAAFGSENQRHLTHNNTVRTPHYAAVSTITSSAMAAGSSAIADGNASVDSLDDDMMVASTTTATNDVGNEESEGNRGLTVDIRSNRLDLSTSATAIERDNDENLQSPTESSEALAHTNETFHTSPISLNNSDEVTSASDTERVHFADTCTTNTTTTTYAIKKQSKPTNAVGSSGGNGNGSNSGGGVDGRSSVSSSISNRGSVGNVDDSTDLDALPSFSGASNNNCATPNGFSDEAHPSTNFRSVGSSAFALFNNDHSRAPHQTDDDGGDDDDEIIWNLHKPLVHSNTSTPGGVQHVKPNPHEFLRWRERERQRIKDREQQQFRRGGVTNEWLRNSREDETDRREVYSQERASSSRPADATPRAAKIPRISSSLARSNSDNASTGTISVDNDAANCSDSADIQTARRKIWRMLNVHESSEVDEVLQPPSTQHVPDITRPLTPPSSTAPSDSGAAVERGSYVITYAGHSVGHSTDSSVVLLEDSDLEEHPHIYTTGYSVESASDAGEVGASVNLPTEVTAVSQPTIMQPYIDDEQPTYSGAVAPSSIEASTSACGANKTSSIATVTRNSASMDISNRSGDGAAVLTAPDLQLDWLSDSTGDDDDVVFVHSTREPILSIDLTTDEDTPAPVQNVSRDDGTVTDSNEATIEGMDSAQSNYFRLNAQFRDVTAGGPLLHPYAVVPPGYQQWDVGGPNNQQQASSHIETDEPLAHPQHHHECMRHAVYQPQQAHQPQHQRFSSLLRNRYYKYIPRPAPNPFYEPQQAHQAQHQRPMMHELHGLCPEMRRLQRSPQLNLPTAAATIGRSALPVLRSGATATAPNTDGAIISIPTIEEVSLQDLFGGRVPGAHVPMHPLQSRNEGNNLLYSTRPPGPSRFSRGIPAVSLSDSVDAADSSNIAVGSNGPYSNASVGDNNNNTSSPPIPQIAPFYLHCRRADDEMPPLQRTIQSQQEPSLIPSCSFGRSRTLAGAANAAVTARAYPHTDINTGHMQGVSPTASNYVSSAAAPAVHPPGPPPEAASTLTAVGHSSNGGGGSSVGSDERVSGMLPYPTFAVNARARAPLPTLMGRLQPSGSGIGGPSGNTGHHSGVHHGGGAPPYPVHQNLWYRQQHIQEIHRRHMTPTPIDLSSNPLNLTNSFRWRSQLPNTCSCVHASNGPVSSLDPAYYPYEAQQRRRSAVHHHMFHHYSPVHLEIGLSTPLSHIGPHILIGSAIRPNRGATLEIIERNTLPHKYKRIRRPSESDEDAEKCAICLSLFEIENDVRRLPCMHLFHTDCVDQWLVTNKHCPICRVDIETHLTKDATTTSAL; encoded by the exons ATGGGTACATCTGCCGAATCTACTGCAGCTACAGCCGCGGTAACAAACTATCACAACTTACACAGCTATCCGCCACCTGTACTCACACCAACTACACCCCCTAATGCAACAACACACTATGAAGGTGTCACCACAACGATATCTTATGATCCTGCTGTAAATGCACCATCACCTTCCGTGTCTACACAACCAATGGTTAGTTCTATTGGAGTACAGATGTATCCACCGGTACGACACCATATGCATCATTACAATCACGTACATTCCCATCGACATGCTCTGACACATCGACCCCATCATATAGTGCACTCGCACATTCATCCACATGTGCAACAGCATCAGCACCAAATTCACCATCAACAACAGAATACGCACTCAGCAACATCCACCGTACAAATGGATGGTGATATTCCAAGCGAACGTTGCGCGTATGATGCTTGTTTAATAAGACGTGATCCTTATTTAGTGTGCAACAAATGTTTGTCTGACACATGCCACTGCGCACATAGATCATCTAgcgg ACTTAACCACTCGTCTTACGACACTGTACATGGCGCAGATCATATGCACAACCCACATcatgaacaacaacagcaagaaacATTATTGACAGCTAATGTTATTACAAATGAATTGCCAAGGGTTGAGCATATGGATATTAGTGAGGTGCCAGAAGGTGCGAATGTTAATGTTGCTACTAGTTCCAATACAATTATGCACTTGCCAGACACTGAAGAAGCCGGAGCAGTTGACGCTGTTAATGATGAGCACGATTATGCTATAGGTAGTTATTGGGCACCTTCAGATCCCTCTAGTGATGGAGCCGTCTTAACATTGCAACATGCTTCTGCTACTGCTGATACTCAAAAGACTGATattaaatgcaaacaaatgCTTGCCAACTCCACCCCAAAGGGGGATGCAAACGCAACACTAAACACCGCCGCCTTTGGTTCCGAAAATCAAAGGCATTTGACCCACAACAATACTGTCCGTACACCTCATTATGCTGCAGTGTCTACTATAACCAGTAGTGCTATGGCAGCTGGATCATCAGCTATCGCCGATGGTAATGCATCCGTCGACTCTCTCGATGATGACATGATGGTAGCATCAACCACGACCGCTACAAACGATGTCGGAAACGAGGAGTCGGAAGGCAACCGAGGATTAACAGTTGATATAAGGAGTAACCGGTTAGATCTGTCGACCAGTGCAACGGCTATTGAGAGAGATAATGATGAAAATTTACAGTCACCTACTGAATCTAGCGAGGCGTTAGCCCATACAAATGAGACATTTCATACATCACCAATATCACTTAATAACAGCGACGAGGTGACATCAGCATCTGACACAGAACGCGTTCATTTTGCGGACACATGCACCACCAACACGACTACAACAACATATGCTATAAAGAAGCAGAGTAAACCAACGAATGCAGTGGGCTCTAGTGGCGGCAATGGTAACGGTAGTAATAGTGGTGGTGGTGTTGACGGCAGAAGCAGCGTTAGCAGTTCGATCAGTAATCGTGGTTCTGTGGGCAACGTAGACGATTCAACTGACTTGGATGCATTACCCAGCTTTAGTGGAGCTTCAAACAACAACTGTGCCACACCTAACGGCTTTAGTGATGAAGCGCATCCATCGACTAATTTTCGCTCCGTCGGCAGCTCAGCATTTGCTTTATTCAATAACGATCACAGTCGAGCTCCGCATCAGACAGATGATGATGGTggcgatgatgatgatgagatTATTTGGAATTTGCATAAGCCGCTCGTTCATAGTAATACCAGTACCCCCGGAGGAGTACAACACGTTAAGCCTAATCCGCATGAATTCCTGCGTTGGCGGGAACGTGAACGCCAACGCATTAAGGATCGTGAACAGCAACAGTTTAGGAGAGGTGGGGTTACTAACGAATGGTTGCGCAATTCAAGGGAAGATGAAACGGATCGACGTGAAGTCTATTCACAGGAAAGAGCGAGTAGCAGTCGTCCAGCAGATGCTACTCCAAGGGCCGCCAAAATTCCCCGTATAAGCAGCAGCCTTGCGCGATCTAATAGTGATAACGCTAGCACTGGTACTATATCTGTAGATAATGATGCTGCAAACTGCAGCGATTCCGCCGATATACAGACTGCGCGTCGTAAAATATGGCGCATGCTGAATGTGCATGAGTCCAGCGAGGTGGATGAGGTACTACAACCACCCTCTACTCAACATGTGCCTGATATCACTCGGCCTTTGACCCCACCCAGTAGTACAGCGCCATCGGACAGTGGTGCGGCAGTCGAACGGGGTTCATACGTGATCACATATGCGGGTCATAGTGTTGGTCATTCGACAGATAGCAGTGTAGTGCTTCTAGAAGACAGTGACTTGGAGGAGCATCCCCATATTTACACCACTGGGTATTCGGTGGAATCTGCGTCTGATGCGGGTGAGGTAGGCGCTTCAGTAAATTTACCCACAGAGGTAACGGCGGTATCACAACCTACGATAATGCAGCCCTACATCGATGACGAGCAGCCAACTTATTCGGGAGCCGTAGCTCCTAgttctattgaagcttctacaTCCGCCTGTGGAGCGAATAAAACCAGTTCGATAGCCACTGTGACAAGAAATTCAGCATCCATGGACATATCCAATCGAAGTGGTGATGGTGCAGCTGTGTTAACCGCACCCGATTTGCAATTGGATTGGTTATCGGATTCCACAGGAGACGACGATGATGTTGTTTTCGTTCATTCCACTCGTGAACCAATACTATCAATTGATCTTACCACCGACGAGGATACGCCTGCCCCAGTACAAAACGTAAGCCGAGATGACGGTACTGTAACAGATTCTAATGAAGCAACAATAGAGGGGATGGATAGCGCACAATCGAATTATTTCCGGTTAAATGCGCAATTTAGAGATGTTACAGCAGGAGGCCCCTTACTGCATCCATACGCAGTGGTACCACCGGGCTATCAACAATGGGATGTAGGCGGTCCAAATAATCAGCAACAAGCGTCTTCCCATATTGAAACTGATGAACCTCTAGCGCATCCGCAACACCATCACGAATGTATGAGGCATGCGGTTTATCAGCCGCAACAGGCGCATCAACCACAACATCAGCGCTTCTCCTCACTGCTGCGTAATcgatattacaagtatataccccGTCCAGCTCCAAATCCATTTTACGAACCACAACAAGCTCATCAGGCACAGCACCAACGGCCCATGATGCATGAGCTGCATGGCCTATGTCCGGAAATGCGACGTCTTCAACGTTCACCGCAATTGAATTTGCCTACGGCGGCCGCCACGATAGGTCGCTCAGCGTTACCAGTTCTACGCAGCGGTGCCACAGCAACAGCACCAAATACGGATGGTGCAATCATTTCGATACCCACCATTGAAGAGGTGTCTTTGCAGGATTTATTTGGGGGTCGTGTACCAGGGGCTCATGTTCCTATGCACCCACTTCAGAGTCGCAACGAAGGAAACAATCTTCTCTATTCAACGCGTCCTCCTGGCCCTTCACGTTTCTCCAGGGGTATACCTGCTGTCAGCCTTAGCGACAGCGTTGACGCAGCTGACAGTTCAAATATTGCTGTTGGCAGCAATGGTCCATATTCAAATGCGTCAGTtggtgacaacaacaacaatactagtAGTCCACCCATACCGCAAATTGCGCCATTTTATTTACACTGTCGACGCGCCGATGATGAAATGCCGCCACTTCAACGAACCATTCAGTCACAACAAGAGCCCTCCCTCATTCCCTCATGTTCGTTCGGTCGTAGTCGTACATTAGCCGGCGCGGCGAACGCAGCCGTAACTGCACGAGCGTATCCGCATACTGACATCAATACTGGACACATGCAAGGCGTATCGCCTACAGCATCTAACTACGTGTCTTCAGCCGCAGCTCCTGCAGTACACCCGCCGGGTCCACCGCCCGAGGCTGCTTCAACACTGACCGCTGTTGGACATTCGAGTAATGGTGGTGGTGGTAGTAGTGTAGGCAGCGATGAACGTGTCAGTGGCATGCTGCCATATCCCACGTTCGCGGTAAATGCACGAGCTCGTGCGCCACTTCCTACGCTGATGGGTCGCCTCCAACCAAGTGGCAGTGGTATTGGTGGCCCTTCTGGTAATACTGGCCATCACAGTGGTGTCCATCATGGCGGTGGAGCACCACCGTATCCTGTGCATCAAAATCTTTGGTATCGCCAGCAACATATACAGGAAATACATCGTCGCCACATGACACCCACACCAATTGATTTGTCCTCGAATCCATTGAATCTAACAAATAGTTTTCGTTGGCGTTCACAGCTACCGAATACGTGCTCGTGTGTGCATGCCAGCAATGGACCGGTGTCCAGTTTAGATCCG GCTTACTATCCTTATGAAGCACAACAGCGTCGTCGTTCGGCCGTGCATCACCACATGTTCCATCATTACTCACCGGTGCATCTGGAAATTGGCCTTTCTACTCCGCTTTCACACATTGGGCCGCACATTTTAATTGGTTCAGCAATAAGACCGAATCGTGGCGCCACTCTG GAAATTATTGAACGCAACACATTGCCACATAAATACAAACGCATTCGCCGCCCAAGCGAATCTGATGAGGATGCCGAGAAGTGTGCCATTTGCTTGTCATTATTTGAAATTGAGAATGATGTGCG CCGTTTGCCATGCATGCATCTCTTCCATACTGATTGCGTCGATCAATGGCTGGTCACAAATAAGCATTGTCCCATCTGTCGTGTGGACATTGAGACACATTTAACCAAAGATGCGACCACCACTAGTGCTTTATGA